The proteins below come from a single Edaphobacter acidisoli genomic window:
- a CDS encoding c-type cytochrome, which yields MLHRNLSRALIASSLLFPSTCLLAQNAPAAAPQEGMHHEMPKPTNLQILPKDISTKDLMAVMHDFTGDLGVHCTFCHEVNAQTHKPDFASDAKHEKVAARVMMQMTHEINTKYLAELPHHEHAEGTEHEARVSCSTCHQGHPEPPKFTPPPEEHHGPPPAPPSN from the coding sequence ATGCTCCACCGAAACCTTTCGCGCGCATTGATAGCGTCATCGCTGCTGTTCCCCTCCACCTGCCTGCTCGCGCAGAACGCACCAGCAGCAGCTCCACAGGAAGGCATGCACCACGAGATGCCCAAGCCCACCAACCTTCAGATATTGCCGAAGGACATCTCAACCAAAGACCTGATGGCCGTCATGCACGACTTCACTGGCGACCTCGGTGTCCACTGCACCTTCTGCCACGAAGTCAACGCTCAGACCCACAAGCCCGACTTCGCCTCCGATGCCAAGCACGAGAAAGTAGCAGCCCGCGTCATGATGCAGATGACTCACGAGATCAACACCAAATATCTCGCTGAGCTGCCGCATCACGAGCACGCAGAAGGCACAGAGCACGAGGCCAGGGTAAGCTGCAGTACCTGCCACCAGGGCCATCCCGAGCCGCCGAAGTTCACGCCCCCGCCCGAGGAGCACCACGGCCCACCGCCCGCCCCGCCATCAAACTAG
- a CDS encoding NAD(P)/FAD-dependent oxidoreductase, which yields MQKVDAVVLGAGAAGMMCALEAGRRGRRVVLLDHAERAGKKILISGGGRCNFTNVNCRAESFLSENPHFAKSALARFTPADIIALVEKHGIRFHEKTLGQLFCDRSAMDVVAMLERECAEAGVKLMVGVRVEKVVRDGSFRVETTAGVFHAEAVVVATGGLSIPKMGATGFGYDVARQFGLRVVECRPALVPLVFDAKDCGRWCDLSGVSAEVVATAGRKRLSVSFREKMLVTHRGLSGPAVLQASSYWRAGESVTMDLAPGVEAFAPLIKKNARRDAKAAVEALRAVLPQRVAERWVALYPPKDWTNASLAAMERELHAWTVTPAGTEGYAKAEVTAGGVDTAELDARTMESSKVPGLYFIGEVVDVTGWLGGYNFQWAWASGASAGRAV from the coding sequence GTGCAGAAGGTGGATGCAGTGGTGCTGGGTGCGGGTGCGGCGGGCATGATGTGTGCACTCGAAGCGGGGCGGCGCGGGCGGCGCGTTGTCTTGCTGGACCATGCCGAGCGCGCGGGGAAGAAGATTCTGATTTCGGGCGGCGGGAGGTGCAACTTTACTAATGTGAATTGCCGCGCGGAGAGTTTTCTTTCAGAGAATCCGCACTTTGCCAAGTCTGCGCTGGCGCGGTTTACGCCTGCCGACATCATTGCGCTGGTGGAGAAGCATGGGATTCGCTTTCACGAGAAGACGCTGGGGCAACTGTTTTGCGACCGCTCGGCGATGGACGTGGTTGCGATGCTGGAGCGTGAGTGCGCTGAGGCAGGCGTGAAGCTGATGGTGGGCGTGCGTGTTGAGAAGGTGGTGCGCGACGGGAGTTTTCGAGTAGAGACAACCGCGGGAGTGTTTCACGCTGAAGCTGTGGTTGTGGCGACGGGCGGGTTGTCGATTCCGAAGATGGGCGCGACTGGGTTTGGGTACGATGTGGCGCGGCAGTTTGGACTGCGGGTTGTGGAGTGTCGCCCTGCACTGGTGCCGCTGGTGTTCGACGCGAAGGACTGCGGGCGGTGGTGTGATTTGAGTGGCGTTTCTGCTGAGGTTGTTGCGACTGCTGGGCGCAAGAGGCTCAGTGTGAGCTTTCGCGAGAAGATGCTGGTGACGCATCGCGGGCTGAGCGGGCCTGCGGTGTTGCAGGCTTCGTCGTACTGGCGGGCGGGTGAGAGCGTGACGATGGATCTCGCTCCGGGAGTGGAGGCGTTTGCTCCATTGATTAAGAAGAATGCCCGGCGCGATGCGAAGGCTGCGGTGGAGGCTTTGCGTGCCGTGCTGCCGCAGCGGGTAGCGGAGCGGTGGGTTGCGCTCTACCCACCTAAAGACTGGACGAATGCTTCGCTGGCGGCGATGGAGCGCGAGCTCCATGCATGGACGGTGACGCCTGCCGGGACTGAGGGCTATGCCAAGGCCGAGGTGACGGCTGGCGGCGTTGATACGGCTGAGCTGGACGCGAGAACGATGGAGAGCAGCAAGGTTCCGGGGCTTTATTTTATTGGCGAAGTTGTCGATGTGACTGGATGGTTGGGCGGGTATAACTTTCAGTGGGCGTGGGCTTCGGGAGCGAGCGCGGGGCGGGCGGTCTAG
- a CDS encoding choice-of-anchor D domain-containing protein: MGLIAPLQPAPPQEIPLRQPVRHLRKAVCLALALGASSLQAQTVSARFTSNTTTNNSNATRMAALRSTQTNHFLHGRAAIGGAPAARAMEIARRQQAAMLRQQETAQPHLTSLTTPWQQVGPGQVTSVAYGIISGRITSIAIDSADPTGNTVYVGTTGGGVWKSTNAAGSAASVSFTALTDTLPVFSPNAGNSAIPSLSIGAVSVAEGVVLAGTGDPNDATDSYYGGGLLRSTDGGQTWTLIQESHDGAAGNHSWVGLGFSGFAWSTISPGTVVAAVSQAAEGTLVNAANQANSAMGLYYSTDSGATWQMSTIMDGSQTLQAPLPSGGDLGGRAATSVVWNPVRQRFYAAIRYHGYYESADGITWTRLTDQPGTNLTLTNCPTAPGTTGSASCPIFRGALAVQPVTGDTFALTVDSTNSDQGLWQDACALSGSSCSTSDLTFSTRLTSTPLEQGNGSTIIPQGDYNLTLAAVASTQGATQDTLIFVGTTDLYRCSLAAGCTLRNTTNAINGCAAPAQVAPAQHAIATLATTSLPLVYLGNDGGIWRSTDGVNEQATPCSPDDATHFQNLNNGIGSLAEVIGFAQDPTQPGTLIAGLGANGTAATASALTTSAWPQISTGEGGMAAIDPTNPLLWYVSTAAGISIRQCPNGSACTASDFTGAPTIGYTQTNGDDSLIDAPWLLDPALTSNIIVGTCRVWRGPADDGSSWSTSNAISNLLGGPQNAACASNNPVIRSLAAGGPTSSATAAQNAGSQVLYAGMAGALDDGGSYGGHIFSTTNAGTSTSTTAWTDLTSSPVTNDNADAEQFNPGAFDISSITADPHDSTGQTIYATVMGFANNGINAPHIYRSTDGGAHWLNISANLPNAPANSLVIDPNDANTVYAALDTGVYVTTSVTTCPTENCWSIYGTALPNAPVVQLEAAPALSTGDGRQGELRAATYGRGIWQIPLVTAANGVQPAMQLTPSTFTFTTQAVGTASAAETITVTNTGTAPLTISQITATGDFNETSTCTTATVAPNSTCTIQVRFLPTATGSRTGTLTVYGNVSGGQATASLTGTGSPAAAIVLNPITLTFTPTNINSTSAAQNITISNTGGTTLTLQPPTVTGDFLLTANTCGATLDPSTGCTVSIAFTPTASGTRSGAFTITDAAGTQTASLSGTGVAPATDALSPISITFGPQQLTTSSAPQQVTLTNSGDVPLTLISAQTNSAGFSAVNTCGNSLNPHSTCAISVTFAPQTVGAVAGTLTIADEYRSQTVSLSGTGIAPPGVSLSPTSSLTFSAIGVGIASAPQTVTLTNNGGVPLQLQSPALTGDFSIASGSNTCGATLAVGSACTMQVIFTPTAGGPRTGTLTMADNSATSPHVLQLSGTGVDFTLATNGSSSLTIQSGQNAVFPLLLTSAANVPGTATFSCTGVPANSICNVTPSSIALGATSTISVTVDTGVTTSAANASHRAFWFAMLLPLGLLTFRRRKGIPAVALLCLLICIAGCGSGRVIPPGGGSGSQPGGGTTTPAGTYNIVVSATSAGLTRTVSLTLIVQ; this comes from the coding sequence ATGGGCCTGATCGCTCCTCTTCAACCCGCGCCTCCACAAGAGATTCCGCTTCGACAACCAGTCCGGCATCTGCGCAAGGCTGTGTGCCTCGCGCTAGCTCTAGGCGCATCGTCGTTGCAGGCCCAGACAGTCAGCGCACGGTTCACCAGCAATACAACCACGAACAATTCAAACGCGACGCGCATGGCCGCGCTTCGCTCCACGCAAACAAATCATTTTCTCCACGGAAGAGCCGCCATTGGCGGCGCACCGGCAGCGCGCGCAATGGAAATTGCCCGCAGGCAACAGGCCGCGATGCTCCGCCAGCAGGAAACAGCTCAGCCGCATCTCACCAGTCTGACGACACCGTGGCAGCAAGTCGGTCCGGGACAGGTGACCAGCGTCGCTTACGGCATAATCTCAGGACGCATCACCTCCATCGCCATAGACTCGGCTGACCCAACCGGCAACACCGTCTACGTAGGCACGACAGGCGGAGGCGTATGGAAGTCCACCAACGCCGCAGGGTCCGCTGCCAGCGTCAGCTTCACCGCGCTCACCGACACGCTACCGGTCTTCAGCCCCAACGCGGGCAACTCGGCAATTCCCTCGCTCTCGATTGGAGCCGTCAGCGTCGCCGAAGGCGTAGTGCTCGCAGGCACAGGCGACCCCAACGATGCGACCGACTCCTACTACGGCGGCGGCCTGCTCCGATCGACCGACGGCGGCCAGACCTGGACGCTGATTCAGGAGTCTCACGACGGCGCCGCGGGCAATCACTCTTGGGTCGGTCTCGGCTTCAGCGGTTTTGCGTGGAGCACTATCTCGCCCGGCACCGTAGTAGCCGCCGTCTCTCAAGCCGCCGAAGGCACGTTAGTCAATGCAGCGAACCAGGCCAACAGCGCGATGGGTCTCTACTACTCCACCGACTCCGGCGCGACCTGGCAGATGTCTACCATCATGGACGGCAGCCAAACCCTGCAGGCCCCATTGCCCAGCGGCGGCGACCTCGGCGGACGCGCCGCGACCTCTGTCGTCTGGAACCCCGTGCGCCAGCGCTTCTACGCTGCCATCCGTTATCACGGCTACTATGAATCCGCCGACGGTATCACCTGGACACGTCTCACCGACCAGCCCGGCACCAATCTCACCCTCACCAACTGTCCCACCGCACCCGGAACAACCGGAAGCGCATCCTGCCCCATCTTTCGCGGCGCGCTTGCAGTGCAGCCCGTCACCGGTGACACCTTCGCTCTCACGGTCGACTCCACCAACAGCGACCAGGGTCTCTGGCAGGACGCCTGCGCGCTCTCAGGATCGAGCTGCTCCACTAGCGATCTCACCTTCTCGACACGCCTAACCTCGACGCCGCTGGAACAAGGCAACGGCAGCACCATCATCCCGCAGGGCGACTACAACCTCACCCTCGCGGCCGTCGCCTCCACGCAGGGCGCAACACAAGACACCCTCATATTTGTCGGAACCACCGATCTCTACCGCTGCTCGCTTGCCGCAGGATGCACGCTGCGCAACACTACCAACGCAATCAACGGCTGCGCAGCTCCGGCTCAGGTCGCACCGGCGCAGCATGCTATCGCCACACTGGCCACGACAAGCCTGCCACTGGTCTATCTCGGAAACGACGGCGGTATCTGGCGCTCAACCGACGGCGTCAACGAGCAGGCAACACCCTGCTCTCCCGACGATGCCACGCACTTCCAGAATCTCAACAACGGCATCGGCTCGCTGGCTGAGGTCATTGGCTTCGCGCAGGACCCAACCCAACCCGGCACGCTCATCGCTGGTCTCGGCGCAAACGGAACTGCAGCCACTGCGTCGGCATTGACGACAAGCGCATGGCCGCAGATCTCCACCGGCGAAGGCGGCATGGCAGCCATCGATCCTACAAATCCTTTGCTTTGGTACGTCTCGACCGCAGCAGGAATCAGCATCCGCCAATGCCCGAACGGCTCTGCCTGCACCGCGTCCGACTTCACCGGCGCTCCCACCATCGGCTACACACAAACCAACGGCGACGACTCACTCATCGACGCACCCTGGCTGCTCGACCCCGCGCTCACCTCGAACATCATCGTCGGCACCTGCCGTGTCTGGCGCGGTCCAGCGGACGACGGATCGTCGTGGTCCACCTCAAACGCCATCAGCAACCTGCTCGGCGGCCCGCAGAACGCCGCCTGCGCCAGCAACAATCCAGTCATTCGTTCACTCGCCGCCGGAGGCCCCACCAGCAGCGCTACAGCCGCTCAAAACGCTGGCTCCCAGGTACTCTACGCAGGCATGGCGGGCGCTCTCGATGATGGCGGCAGCTACGGCGGACACATCTTCTCCACAACAAACGCGGGCACATCCACCAGCACCACCGCATGGACCGACCTCACCAGTTCGCCCGTCACTAACGACAACGCCGACGCGGAGCAATTCAACCCCGGTGCCTTCGACATCTCCTCCATCACCGCCGACCCGCACGACTCCACCGGCCAAACCATCTACGCCACCGTGATGGGCTTTGCCAACAACGGCATCAACGCTCCGCACATCTACCGCTCCACCGACGGCGGAGCGCACTGGCTGAACATCTCGGCCAACCTGCCCAACGCTCCCGCCAACAGCCTCGTCATCGACCCCAACGACGCCAACACCGTCTATGCCGCACTCGACACTGGCGTATATGTAACCACATCGGTTACAACATGCCCGACAGAAAACTGCTGGAGCATCTATGGCACTGCGCTGCCCAACGCTCCTGTCGTCCAGCTCGAAGCCGCACCCGCACTCTCCACCGGCGACGGCCGCCAGGGCGAGCTCCGCGCGGCAACCTACGGCCGCGGCATCTGGCAGATTCCGCTTGTCACGGCAGCCAACGGGGTACAGCCCGCGATGCAGCTCACCCCGTCCACATTCACCTTCACAACACAAGCTGTCGGCACAGCCAGCGCAGCCGAAACCATCACAGTAACGAACACTGGCACAGCTCCGCTGACGATCAGCCAAATCACCGCGACCGGAGACTTCAACGAGACCAGCACCTGCACAACCGCAACCGTCGCACCTAACTCCACCTGCACCATCCAGGTACGTTTTCTCCCCACCGCAACCGGCAGCCGCACCGGCACACTCACGGTCTACGGCAACGTCTCCGGAGGCCAGGCAACAGCATCGCTTACAGGCACCGGCTCGCCCGCCGCAGCCATCGTTCTGAATCCCATCACTCTCACATTCACCCCGACCAACATCAACTCCACCAGCGCCGCCCAAAACATCACCATCTCCAACACCGGCGGCACAACCCTCACGCTCCAGCCGCCCACAGTCACAGGCGACTTCCTGCTCACAGCCAACACCTGCGGCGCAACGCTCGATCCCAGCACCGGCTGCACCGTCTCCATCGCCTTCACGCCCACAGCCTCAGGTACGCGCAGCGGTGCCTTCACCATCACCGACGCCGCAGGCACGCAGACCGCCTCACTCTCCGGCACAGGCGTCGCGCCAGCCACCGACGCGCTCTCGCCGATCTCGATCACCTTCGGCCCGCAACAGCTCACCACGTCGAGCGCTCCGCAGCAAGTCACGCTGACTAACTCCGGCGACGTGCCACTCACGCTCATCTCCGCCCAAACCAACAGCGCCGGATTCTCCGCCGTCAACACCTGCGGCAACTCGCTCAACCCGCACTCCACCTGCGCGATCTCCGTCACCTTCGCGCCGCAAACCGTAGGCGCTGTCGCCGGCACGCTCACCATCGCCGACGAGTACCGAAGCCAGACCGTCTCTCTCTCCGGCACAGGCATCGCGCCGCCCGGCGTATCGCTCTCACCCACATCCTCGCTCACATTTAGCGCAATCGGAGTAGGCATCGCATCCGCGCCCCAGACCGTCACCCTCACGAATAACGGCGGCGTCCCACTCCAGCTACAAAGCCCCGCGCTCACCGGCGACTTCAGCATTGCCTCCGGCAGCAACACCTGCGGCGCCACACTCGCCGTCGGCTCCGCCTGCACCATGCAGGTCATCTTCACGCCGACAGCAGGAGGCCCGCGCACCGGCACACTCACCATGGCGGACAACTCCGCCACCTCGCCACACGTGCTGCAACTCTCCGGCACAGGAGTAGACTTCACGCTCGCCACCAACGGCAGCTCCAGTCTCACCATCCAAAGTGGTCAGAACGCCGTCTTCCCGCTGCTGCTCACCTCGGCAGCCAACGTCCCCGGCACGGCCACATTCTCCTGCACAGGCGTACCAGCCAACTCCATCTGCAACGTCACGCCCTCAAGCATCGCCCTGGGCGCTACGTCCACCATCTCCGTCACAGTCGATACCGGAGTCACCACCTCCGCCGCCAACGCATCCCACCGCGCGTTCTGGTTTGCGATGCTGCTGCCGCTCGGCCTTCTCACCTTCCGCCGTCGCAAAGGCATCCCGGCAGTCGCACTCCTCTGCCTGCTCATCTGCATCGCAGGATGCGGCTCCGGGCGCGTCATCCCGCCAGGCGGAGGATCGGGCAGTCAGCCCGGTGGTGGCACAACCACCCCAGCCGGCACCTACAACATCGTCGTCTCAGCCACCAGCGCAGGCCTCACCCGCACCGTCAGCCTCACCCTCATCGTTCAGTAA
- a CDS encoding aldehyde dehydrogenase (NADP(+)) produces MSDTSLYRLNGRSIVAGKTAISGGAAFHGYQPADGSTLDPEYLSATTEDVESAVAEAVKAASALAQSSGKQRAAFLRSIADGIDAASAQLVERAHRETALPVPRLTGEVARTSNQMRLFASVLEEGSWVMARIDTADPARTPPKPDIRSMLRPLGPVVVFGASNFPLAFSVAGGDTASALAAGNPVIVKAHPAHPGTSELAGQVIVDAVRKSGFPGGTFSLLFDAGHEVGAALVKHPHVCAVGFTGSFRGGRALMDLAASRPTPIPVYAEMGSTNPVFVLPNALRERSDALAAGLHGSFTLGGGQFCTKPGLVFAPRSESTGFMERMRSLTGETPAFSLLTSGIAGAYQHEVNQRKKHLIASGKANSTGYSAQVTLYEVSGDQFLSEQELSDEVFGPTTLVVQCTNTAQMLEAARSLEGHLTATILGTEEDLQQNVELLRVLETKAGRLIFNGFPTGVEVCHAQVHGGPYPATSDGRSTSVGSQAIFRFTRPVAYQGLPESALLPELQSSNPEGILRMWNGAWTRTAAEKP; encoded by the coding sequence ATGTCCGATACCTCGCTCTATCGCCTCAATGGGCGCTCGATTGTTGCAGGAAAGACCGCCATAAGCGGCGGCGCTGCGTTCCATGGCTACCAGCCTGCAGATGGCTCCACGCTCGATCCGGAGTACCTTTCGGCCACGACGGAAGATGTCGAGAGCGCAGTAGCTGAAGCCGTCAAAGCCGCGTCGGCGTTGGCCCAAAGCTCAGGCAAACAGCGGGCTGCATTCTTGCGCAGCATCGCCGACGGGATTGATGCTGCATCCGCGCAGTTGGTCGAGCGCGCACATCGCGAGACAGCGCTGCCAGTCCCGCGTCTGACCGGCGAAGTCGCGCGCACCAGCAACCAGATGCGTCTCTTTGCCAGCGTGCTTGAAGAAGGCTCGTGGGTAATGGCGCGCATCGACACGGCCGACCCTGCGCGCACGCCTCCCAAACCTGACATTCGTTCGATGCTGCGCCCGCTCGGTCCTGTCGTCGTCTTCGGCGCAAGCAATTTTCCTCTCGCGTTTTCGGTTGCCGGTGGAGACACGGCGTCCGCGCTCGCGGCGGGAAATCCCGTCATCGTGAAGGCGCATCCGGCGCATCCCGGCACAAGCGAACTGGCAGGGCAGGTCATCGTCGATGCAGTTCGAAAGAGCGGCTTTCCCGGCGGCACCTTCTCGCTGCTCTTCGATGCTGGCCATGAGGTAGGTGCTGCACTGGTGAAGCATCCACATGTCTGCGCCGTCGGCTTTACCGGCTCATTCCGCGGCGGTCGCGCCCTCATGGACCTCGCTGCATCGCGCCCAACACCGATACCGGTCTATGCCGAGATGGGCAGCACCAACCCCGTCTTTGTTCTGCCGAATGCACTCCGCGAACGCAGCGACGCGCTCGCCGCCGGACTGCATGGTTCGTTCACCCTCGGCGGCGGCCAGTTCTGCACGAAACCAGGGCTGGTGTTTGCGCCTCGTTCGGAATCAACAGGGTTTATGGAGCGGATGCGTTCGCTCACCGGCGAGACTCCAGCATTTTCCCTGCTCACCAGCGGCATCGCCGGCGCCTATCAACACGAGGTCAACCAGCGCAAGAAGCACCTGATTGCTTCAGGCAAAGCGAACAGCACCGGATACTCCGCGCAGGTGACGCTCTACGAGGTGAGTGGCGATCAGTTTTTGTCCGAGCAAGAGCTATCTGACGAGGTCTTCGGGCCGACGACACTCGTAGTACAGTGCACGAACACAGCGCAGATGCTTGAAGCCGCGCGCAGCCTCGAAGGCCATCTGACCGCAACCATCCTGGGCACTGAAGAAGACCTCCAGCAGAACGTGGAGCTGCTGCGTGTGCTCGAGACCAAAGCCGGGCGCCTCATCTTCAACGGCTTTCCAACGGGGGTCGAGGTATGTCACGCGCAGGTACATGGTGGACCATATCCAGCTACATCCGACGGCCGTTCGACCTCGGTCGGCAGTCAGGCAATCTTCCGGTTCACGCGCCCGGTAGCTTATCAGGGGTTACCGGAGTCTGCTCTGCTACCGGAGCTGCAATCATCCAACCCCGAAGGCATCCTGCGCATGTGGAACGGAGCCTGGACGCGGACCGCGGCAGAAAAGCCCTGA
- a CDS encoding class I SAM-dependent rRNA methyltransferase, whose translation MAKRPEACEAKPSRKTAPSRAAKQTETPRITVPKPHGPAATVTRRAADRLRAGHLWVYRSDIESLTPAPDSRELAPGSLITITDSRSIPLGTALYSTASEIAARLVTREAAQTREAYLQQLGERIEAALLLRDELAPDSAANNAARLIFSEADALPGIIADRYNSLVILQLLTQGTAQADVRRVLTEVIREHLQPATGTLTIIERPDPRIRELEQLDAPSPEPLFSASATPDLTTIFTINGLRFHYDATAGQKTGAFLDQRLNYAAAAAHARGTALDICTYQGGFALHLAQRCREVTGVDASRAALEVADRNLELNPHLPANVHWIEADAFELLREYEQQGERYDTIVLDPPAFAKSKRAAASALRGYKELNLRALKMLRPGGTLITCSCSHHVPLEDFTSVVAAAASDANRRVQLLEARGAAPDHPAVLTLPETTYLKCLICRVD comes from the coding sequence ATGGCCAAACGCCCCGAAGCCTGCGAAGCCAAACCATCTCGCAAAACCGCACCATCCCGAGCAGCTAAGCAAACAGAAACTCCGCGCATCACCGTGCCCAAGCCGCATGGCCCCGCCGCCACTGTTACACGCCGCGCCGCCGACCGTCTCCGCGCTGGCCACCTGTGGGTCTACCGCTCCGACATCGAATCGCTCACGCCTGCACCCGACTCGCGCGAGCTTGCCCCCGGTTCGCTCATCACCATCACCGACAGCCGCAGCATCCCACTTGGCACCGCACTCTACAGCACCGCATCTGAAATCGCCGCGCGCCTCGTCACCCGCGAAGCCGCGCAGACGCGCGAAGCCTACCTCCAGCAACTCGGCGAACGCATCGAAGCCGCACTTCTCCTGCGGGACGAGCTTGCACCCGACTCAGCCGCGAACAACGCCGCACGCCTCATCTTCTCCGAGGCCGACGCGCTCCCCGGCATCATCGCCGATCGCTACAACTCACTCGTTATCCTGCAACTGCTCACGCAAGGCACAGCGCAGGCGGACGTCCGCCGCGTCCTCACCGAAGTCATCCGCGAGCACCTTCAACCCGCAACCGGCACACTCACCATCATTGAGCGCCCAGACCCGCGCATCCGCGAACTCGAACAACTCGACGCGCCATCCCCCGAACCACTCTTCAGCGCAAGCGCAACGCCCGACCTCACCACCATCTTCACCATCAACGGCCTGCGCTTCCACTACGACGCAACCGCCGGCCAGAAGACCGGGGCCTTCCTCGACCAGCGTCTCAACTACGCCGCAGCCGCCGCTCACGCGCGAGGCACAGCGCTCGACATCTGCACCTATCAGGGAGGCTTCGCGCTCCACCTCGCCCAGCGTTGCCGCGAAGTCACCGGCGTCGACGCCAGCCGCGCCGCGCTCGAAGTCGCCGACCGCAACCTCGAACTCAACCCGCACCTTCCCGCCAACGTCCACTGGATCGAAGCCGACGCCTTCGAGCTGCTCCGGGAGTACGAGCAGCAGGGCGAGCGCTACGACACTATCGTGCTCGACCCTCCCGCCTTCGCCAAATCGAAGCGTGCCGCGGCTTCGGCCCTTCGCGGCTACAAAGAGCTGAACCTCCGCGCCCTCAAGATGCTCCGCCCCGGCGGCACGCTCATCACCTGCTCCTGCTCACACCACGTCCCGCTCGAAGACTTCACCTCAGTGGTCGCCGCCGCAGCCTCCGACGCCAATCGCCGCGTGCAGCTACTCGAAGCCCGTGGAGCCGCGCCCGACCACCCCGCCGTCCTCACCCTCCCGGAAACCACCTACCTCAAGTGCCTCATCTGCCGCGTCGATTGA